A single region of the Fusobacterium sp. FSA-380-WT-3A genome encodes:
- the thiD gene encoding bifunctional hydroxymethylpyrimidine kinase/phosphomethylpyrimidine kinase yields the protein MKHVLTIAGSDTCGGAGIQADLKAMSALGVYGMSVITAVTAQNTNGVFGVQEISKEIIEKQIEVIFEDIRVDAVKIGMLSSIEIIESITKMLKQYDVKNIVIDPVMVSKSKYKLLKDEAIEALKKFVALGTLVTPNIPEAEILADMEIKNEEEMVKAAKKIQTLGAKNVLVKGGHREDNCTDILLLENGEIVKFPGVRIDTINTHGTGCTLSSSIASLIAKGNSVEEAVRQGKDYITEAIKNSFSIGHGVGPVGHFIDLYKKAGMNYE from the coding sequence ATGAAACATGTTTTAACAATTGCTGGTTCTGATACTTGTGGAGGAGCCGGAATACAAGCTGATTTAAAAGCAATGAGTGCTTTAGGAGTTTATGGAATGAGTGTTATTACTGCTGTAACAGCCCAAAACACAAATGGTGTATTTGGAGTTCAGGAAATTTCAAAAGAGATTATAGAAAAACAAATAGAAGTTATATTTGAAGACATAAGAGTGGATGCTGTAAAAATTGGAATGCTTTCTAGTATAGAAATAATAGAAAGTATTACAAAAATGTTAAAACAATATGACGTAAAAAATATTGTTATAGACCCTGTTATGGTTTCAAAAAGTAAATATAAATTATTAAAAGATGAAGCTATTGAAGCTTTAAAGAAATTTGTTGCTTTAGGAACTTTAGTAACACCTAATATTCCTGAGGCTGAAATATTAGCTGATATGGAAATAAAAAATGAAGAAGAAATGGTAAAGGCAGCTAAAAAAATTCAAACTCTTGGAGCTAAAAACGTTTTAGTAAAAGGTGGACATAGAGAAGATAATTGTACAGATATATTATTACTTGAAAATGGAGAAATAGTAAAATTCCCTGGAGTGAGAATAGATACAATAAATACTCATGGAACAGGTTGTACACTTTCATCCTCTATAGCCTCTCTTATAGCTAAAGGAAATTCAGTAGAAGAAGCAGTTCGTCAAGGAAAAGATTATATAACTGAAGCTATAAAAAATTCTTTTTCTATTGGACATGGAGTAGGACCAGTTGGGCATTTTATTGATTTATATAAAAAGGCTGGTATGAATTATGAATAA